A single genomic interval of Helianthus annuus cultivar XRQ/B chromosome 6, HanXRQr2.0-SUNRISE, whole genome shotgun sequence harbors:
- the LOC110933431 gene encoding proline-rich proteoglycan 2-like, whose translation MCGGPSSAGPSHRRTPLASLSSSNSHDIWGQPYEPARHSVSLSSSPSFHPSFGPFAPNEPEHSHHSDQSHHSHESYPPHNSLQSHSFHHSESPYSPRQFNPADYVNDFLGYNPLGPEDHFSQEMEMDDDPDPEMQTGTPGHPISISSGSPFQGSPYRGPDSFQERMATYNWFFTPSYHSSPAQPPLEDPQLQAVSPPPLPVEEPPQQPPQPPPEPPRRRRNTRMSVRGGPRFSSPRGSSSYPPIPEDPQMGGPSNAAPENNPPQASYAPPMLPVGFDNPIPTYAGSSGYNPYGDPLGYPLGYGTHDPYLTAAQYHHLYPSTYPPMPPTDYPIQGYQYPPYQPPPHQQLQQQQQTQEILERLDKVEHKTKKNKERHNSFMKGLANLIKGKKK comes from the coding sequence ATGTGTGGGGGACCGTCATCAGCTGGACCATCACACAGACGCACTCCATTGGCGTCTCTATCCTCCTCCAACTCTCACGATATCTGGGGTCAACCGTACGAGCCGGCAAGACACTCTGTCTCGCTGAGCTCATCGCCATCTTTTCATCCGTCTTTCGGACCATTTGCTCCAAATGAGCCCGAACACTCTCACCATTCTGATCAATCTCACCATTCGCATGAATCTTACCCACCGCATAACTCTTTGCAATCTCATTCATTTCATCATTCCGAATCCCCCTACTCTCCAAGACAGTTCAACCCAGCCGACTATGTTAACGACTTCCTTGGCTATAACCCATTGGGCCCTGAGGACCATTTCTCTCAGGAAATGGAGATGGATGATGACCCCGACCCGGAGATGCAAACAGGAACCCCGGGCCACCCTATCAGCATATCTAGTGGGTCTCCGTTTCAGGGATCCCCTTACCGTGGACCCGACTCCTTCCAAGAGAGGATGGCTACCTATAACTGGTTCTTTACTCCATCTTATCATAGCTCTCCGGCTCAACCACCTTTAGAAGATCCTCAACTTCAAGctgtctcaccaccaccactcccggTAGAGGAGCCACcgcagcagccaccgcagccaccTCCCGAGCCTCCGAGGCGAAGGAGGAACACACGCATGTCCGTGAGAGGAGGACCCCGTTTCAGTTCTCCTCGTGGGTCGAGTTCCTATCCCCCTATTCCAGAGGACCCTCAGATGGGTGGGCCCTCAAACGCGGCACCGGAGAATAATCCTCCGCAAGCTTCTTATGCACCACCTATGCTGCCTGTGGGATTTGATAACCCAATTCCGACGTACGCAGGTTCTTCCGGGTACAATCCTTATGGAGACCCGTTGGGATATCCATTGGGCTATGGAACTCATGACCCATATCTTACGGCTGCGCAGTATCACCACCTTTATCCTTCTACTTACCCTCCTATGCCTCCAACTGACTACCCGATTCAGGGCTATCAGTATCCTCCGTACCAGCCACCTCCTCACCAGCAGCTACAACAGCAGCAACAAACCCAGGAAATTCTGGAGAGGTTGGATAAGGTCGAGCATAAGACTAAGAAGAATAAGGAGAGGCATAATAGCTTCATGAAAGGTCTTGCGAACCTTATCAAGGGGAAGAAGAAGTAG